In Sphingobium sp. Z007, one DNA window encodes the following:
- a CDS encoding HEAT repeat domain-containing protein, producing the protein MIPAALAEAVEAAEAAPIDRAVALIRPFLSDIGWFDALLAEGIQAMADDPRHLPGFRASRQRAARHLVLARTQRIWLTASLLDGGQAPSERVHFSGRVSLCRPLNGPLAGDAWRLEGERAVMVGARSCAAGTTIELDERREALCLRPTQAPLMLLRAQVAPTGPVQARIHDRRDGRAIDSAQADEGHARALMLLSLLRLQGRRDAADQFVQALDAPLPGQRWAVMREYLALDTARALPALRAMAGRESDAVVRGLAVKTLCQVGGASCPA; encoded by the coding sequence GTGATCCCGGCGGCGCTGGCCGAGGCGGTCGAAGCGGCCGAGGCCGCGCCGATCGACCGGGCGGTGGCGCTGATTCGGCCTTTCCTGTCGGACATTGGCTGGTTCGACGCGCTGCTGGCCGAGGGAATACAGGCGATGGCGGACGATCCCCGCCACCTACCGGGCTTTCGCGCGAGTCGCCAGCGGGCCGCGCGCCACCTGGTGCTTGCGCGGACACAGCGGATATGGCTGACCGCGAGCCTGCTGGATGGTGGGCAGGCGCCGTCCGAGCGGGTGCATTTTTCCGGTCGGGTGAGTCTGTGCCGTCCGTTGAACGGGCCGCTGGCGGGCGACGCCTGGCGGCTGGAGGGCGAGCGGGCGGTGATGGTCGGTGCGCGGTCCTGCGCGGCAGGAACGACGATCGAACTGGACGAGCGGCGCGAGGCGCTGTGCCTGCGGCCGACGCAAGCGCCGCTGATGCTGCTGCGGGCGCAGGTCGCGCCGACCGGGCCGGTGCAGGCGCGCATCCATGATCGCCGCGACGGGCGGGCGATCGACAGCGCGCAGGCGGACGAAGGCCATGCCCGCGCGCTGATGCTGTTGTCGCTGCTGCGGTTGCAGGGGCGGCGCGATGCTGCCGACCAGTTCGTGCAGGCGCTGGACGCGCCGCTGCCGGGACAGCGCTGGGCGGTGATGCGGGAATATCTGGCGCTCGACACGGCGCGCGCCTTGCCGGCGCTGCGGGCGATGGCGGGGCGGGAGAGCGATGCGGTCGTGCGTGGATTGGCGGTGAAGACGCTGTGCCAAGTTGGGGGCGCATCATGCCCCGCCTGA
- a CDS encoding response regulator transcription factor, with protein sequence MPIFKRNRIRHGEQDDAADAVRSPRRLRLLLVDENPTARAVVARRLSHLNYDVALAENGFIALNLLVTRPVDIILVDMALTMLPAVATMQKIRAANLAGNACFVMIAGRLDSQSTVEALAAGADDHVVKPFDFDVLDARLRHLCQRAEQVGALTRHNAELDARIARRAVELGETREALREMQLDRARLVSSIQALHDEVERLHAAQG encoded by the coding sequence ATGCCGATCTTCAAGCGCAATCGCATCCGCCATGGCGAACAGGACGACGCAGCCGACGCGGTGCGATCCCCGCGCCGTCTGCGCCTGCTGCTGGTCGATGAAAATCCCACCGCGCGCGCTGTCGTCGCCCGCCGCCTGTCGCATCTCAATTATGACGTCGCGCTGGCCGAAAACGGCTTCATCGCGCTCAATTTGCTGGTCACCCGCCCGGTCGACATCATCCTAGTCGACATGGCCCTGACGATGTTGCCCGCGGTCGCGACGATGCAGAAGATCCGCGCCGCCAACCTGGCCGGCAACGCCTGCTTCGTCATGATCGCCGGGCGGCTCGACAGCCAATCCACGGTGGAGGCGCTGGCCGCCGGGGCTGACGACCATGTCGTCAAACCCTTCGATTTCGACGTTCTTGACGCCCGCCTGCGCCATCTGTGCCAACGCGCCGAACAGGTCGGCGCGCTCACCCGCCACAATGCCGAACTGGACGCCCGCATCGCCCGGCGCGCCGTCGAACTGGGCGAAACCCGCGAAGCGCTGCGCGAAATGCAGCTCGACCGCGCCCGCCTCGTCTCCTCGATCCAGGCGCTCCATGACGAGGTAGAGCGCCTGCACGCCGCTCAGGGCTGA
- a CDS encoding bifunctional precorrin-2 dehydrogenase/sirohydrochlorin ferrochelatase: MQSLPVFLRLTGRPVILTGEGEAADAKRRLLERAGAIVVGEGDGEARIAIVADGDPATVARLRARGVLVNATDMPDLCDFTLPAIVDRDPVLIAIGTGGASAGLAKALRQRLEAMLPARLGDLAMALFAARAAIRARWPEAGERRLAIDAGLAPGGPIDPLRNGAVDGVPGWLTGEGAAMPSRLEVIRLRSGDPDDLTLRAARLLGEADRVYHQPAVAAAILDRARADAARIMTDAPPADPGDGLSLWLEMDQP, from the coding sequence ATGCAGAGCCTGCCCGTCTTTCTGCGGCTGACGGGTCGGCCGGTCATATTGACGGGCGAGGGCGAGGCGGCGGACGCGAAGCGCCGGTTGCTGGAGCGGGCGGGCGCGATCGTCGTAGGCGAGGGCGATGGCGAGGCGCGGATCGCGATCGTGGCGGACGGCGACCCGGCGACGGTGGCGCGGCTGCGGGCGCGGGGCGTGCTGGTCAATGCGACCGACATGCCGGATCTGTGCGATTTTACATTGCCCGCGATCGTGGACCGTGATCCGGTGCTGATCGCGATCGGCACCGGCGGCGCTTCGGCGGGACTGGCGAAAGCGTTGCGGCAGCGACTGGAGGCGATGCTGCCGGCGCGGTTGGGCGACCTGGCGATGGCGCTGTTCGCGGCGCGGGCGGCAATCCGGGCGCGCTGGCCGGAGGCGGGCGAGCGGCGGCTGGCGATCGATGCGGGGCTGGCTCCGGGTGGGCCGATCGATCCGCTGCGCAACGGGGCGGTCGATGGGGTGCCGGGCTGGCTGACGGGTGAGGGGGCGGCAATGCCGTCGCGGCTGGAGGTGATCCGGCTGCGGTCGGGCGATCCCGACGACCTGACATTGCGGGCGGCGCGGCTGCTGGGGGAAGCGGACCGGGTCTATCATCAGCCGGCGGTGGCGGCGGCGATATTGGATCGGGCGCGGGCGGATGCGGCGCGGATCATGACGGATGCTCCGCCTGCCGATCCTGGCGATGGCCTGTCCTTGTGGCTGGAGATGGATCAGCCCTGA
- the lysA gene encoding diaminopimelate decarboxylase codes for MDHFDYVNGAMQVEQVPLDAIADAVGTPVYVYSTATLDRHVSVFRAGLSALDNPLIAFAVKANPNAAVLATLAKLGLGADVVSGGELLRAIAAGIPADRIVFSGVGKTAQEMRLALEKGIYQFNLESEPEAEMLSAVALSMGKRAAVAYRINPDVDAGTHAKISTGKSENKFGIPYDRAIDSYAAARDLPGLDVQGVAVHIGSQLTDLAPLEAAFTKVGALIEQLRGAGHDIRTADLGGGLGVPYDLSQPLPPSPADYGVMVTRVTQGWPVRLMFEPGRVIVGNAGALLSRVVRVKQGAQAPFVIVDAAMNDLMRPSLYDAWHDIRAVKPVGVRETANVVGPVCETGDTFAMHRDMDVVQAGDLVAFMTAGAYGATMAGTYNSRPLTPEVLVSGDKWAVVRARPPIEALIEGDIIPDWVGS; via the coding sequence TTGGACCATTTTGACTATGTGAACGGCGCGATGCAGGTGGAGCAGGTGCCGCTGGATGCGATCGCCGATGCGGTCGGCACGCCCGTCTATGTCTATTCCACCGCGACGCTGGACCGCCATGTCAGTGTGTTCCGCGCGGGGCTGAGCGCGCTCGACAACCCGCTGATCGCCTTTGCGGTCAAGGCCAATCCCAATGCGGCCGTTTTGGCGACGCTGGCGAAACTGGGCCTGGGCGCGGACGTGGTGTCGGGCGGCGAATTGCTGCGCGCGATCGCGGCGGGCATACCGGCGGACCGCATCGTCTTTTCCGGCGTCGGCAAGACCGCGCAGGAAATGCGGCTGGCGCTGGAAAAGGGCATCTACCAGTTCAATCTGGAGAGCGAGCCGGAAGCCGAGATGCTGTCGGCGGTCGCGCTGTCGATGGGGAAGCGCGCGGCCGTAGCCTATCGCATCAATCCCGATGTCGATGCCGGCACGCATGCCAAAATTTCGACGGGCAAGTCGGAGAATAAGTTCGGCATTCCCTATGATCGGGCGATCGACAGCTATGCCGCCGCGCGCGATCTGCCGGGGTTGGATGTGCAGGGCGTCGCCGTGCATATCGGCAGCCAGCTCACCGATCTTGCGCCGCTGGAGGCCGCCTTCACCAAGGTCGGCGCGTTGATCGAGCAGTTGCGCGGGGCGGGGCATGACATCCGCACCGCCGATCTGGGCGGTGGGCTGGGCGTGCCTTATGATCTATCGCAGCCTTTGCCGCCCAGCCCGGCCGACTATGGCGTGATGGTGACGCGCGTGACGCAGGGCTGGCCGGTGCGGCTGATGTTCGAGCCGGGGCGGGTGATCGTGGGCAATGCCGGGGCTTTGCTGTCGCGGGTGGTGCGGGTGAAGCAGGGCGCGCAGGCGCCGTTCGTGATTGTCGATGCGGCGATGAACGACCTGATGCGGCCGAGCCTCTATGACGCCTGGCATGATATCCGCGCGGTGAAACCGGTAGGTGTGCGCGAAACCGCCAATGTCGTTGGGCCGGTGTGCGAGACGGGCGATACCTTCGCCATGCATCGCGACATGGATGTGGTGCAGGCGGGCGACCTGGTCGCCTTCATGACCGCGGGTGCCTATGGCGCGACGATGGCGGGCACCTATAACAGCCGGCCGCTGACGCCCGAAGTGCTGGTGTCGGGCGACAAGTGGGCAGTGGTGCGCGCGCGGCCGCCGATCGAGGCGCTGATCGAGGGCGACATCATCCCGGACTGGGTCGGCAGCTGA
- the argH gene encoding argininosuccinate lyase, whose product MWGGRFAAGPASIMREINASIPFDKRLWKQDIAGSKAHVAMLAAQGIVEGEDAQAITEGLNRIAAEYEANGVPVNLDLEDIHMVTESRLAELIGPVAGRLHTARSRNDQVATDFRLWVRDAIDEVEAGLLGLQRALVARADENADAVMPGFTHLQSAQPVTLGHHLMAYYEMVRRDRSRFADARGRLNECPLGAAALAGTGFPTDRHATAAALGFAKPTDNSLDSVSDRDFALDYLMAATQASLHLSRLAEEFIIWASQPFGFVKLPDAYSTGSSIMPQKRNPDAAELVRGHAGRIMGCMTALCVTMKGLPLAYSKDMQDDKPPVFEAHDLLALSIAAMTGMVETVTFRTDRMRGLAESGFATATDLADWLVREGGIPFREAHHITGRAVAAAEAAAVPLDQLPIATLRDIDARIDARVYAVLTVDASVASRQSHGGTAPSQVRARIAQAKEELGS is encoded by the coding sequence ATGTGGGGCGGCCGGTTCGCCGCCGGCCCGGCATCGATCATGCGTGAGATAAATGCCTCCATCCCCTTCGACAAGCGATTGTGGAAACAGGATATCGCCGGGTCCAAGGCGCATGTCGCGATGCTGGCCGCGCAGGGCATCGTCGAGGGCGAGGACGCGCAGGCGATTACCGAGGGTTTGAACCGGATCGCGGCCGAATATGAAGCCAATGGCGTGCCGGTGAACCTGGACCTGGAAGACATTCATATGGTCACCGAGTCGCGGCTGGCCGAGCTGATCGGGCCGGTGGCGGGGCGGCTGCACACCGCGCGCAGCCGCAACGACCAGGTGGCGACCGATTTCCGGCTGTGGGTGCGCGACGCGATCGATGAGGTCGAGGCGGGGCTGCTGGGTTTGCAGCGGGCGTTGGTGGCGCGGGCGGACGAGAATGCGGACGCTGTGATGCCTGGCTTCACCCATTTGCAATCGGCGCAGCCGGTGACGCTGGGGCATCATCTGATGGCCTATTATGAAATGGTGCGGCGCGACCGCAGCCGCTTCGCCGATGCGCGCGGGCGGTTGAACGAATGTCCGCTGGGCGCGGCGGCGCTGGCGGGGACGGGCTTTCCGACCGATCGCCATGCGACGGCGGCGGCGCTGGGCTTTGCCAAGCCCACCGACAACAGCCTGGACAGCGTATCCGATCGCGACTTCGCGCTCGATTATCTGATGGCCGCGACGCAGGCGTCGCTGCACCTGTCGCGGTTGGCGGAGGAGTTCATCATCTGGGCGAGCCAGCCCTTCGGCTTCGTCAAGCTGCCCGACGCCTATTCGACCGGCAGTTCGATCATGCCGCAAAAGCGCAATCCCGACGCGGCCGAACTGGTGCGCGGCCATGCGGGGCGGATCATGGGGTGCATGACGGCATTGTGCGTGACGATGAAGGGGCTGCCGCTCGCTTATTCGAAGGATATGCAGGACGACAAGCCGCCGGTGTTCGAGGCGCACGACCTGCTGGCGCTGTCGATCGCGGCGATGACCGGCATGGTGGAGACGGTGACGTTCCGCACCGACCGGATGCGTGGCCTCGCCGAAAGCGGCTTTGCGACGGCAACGGACCTCGCCGACTGGCTGGTGCGGGAGGGGGGTATTCCGTTCCGCGAGGCGCATCATATCACCGGGCGTGCGGTGGCGGCGGCGGAGGCGGCGGCGGTGCCGCTGGACCAACTGCCGATCGCGACGTTGCGAGACATCGATGCGCGGATCGACGCGCGGGTCTATGCGGTGCTGACGGTCGATGCGTCGGTTGCCAGCCGCCAGAGCCATGGCGGCACGGCCCCGTCGCAGGTAAGGGCGCGGATAGCGCAGGCGAAAGAGGAGCTGGGATCATGA
- a CDS encoding TlpA disulfide reductase family protein, with product MILLLPAALAACDRQSPPPEQVNAQANAASSGEVAATSGEATSGAKKTGFDYRLDRSKAGTPAPDFAFQNPDGGDKTLQDFAGKPLLVNLWATWCAPCIAEMPTLDRIAATYGPKGLAVLTISQDNQGLKAAKPFFAKHDLPHLKAWADPENQLGFHYATGLLPTTVIYDAQGKEMVRVIGAMDWEGPAAKTLIDAAMAS from the coding sequence ATGATACTGCTCCTGCCTGCCGCTCTGGCGGCCTGCGATAGGCAATCGCCGCCCCCTGAGCAAGTCAATGCGCAAGCCAATGCCGCCAGCAGCGGCGAGGTTGCCGCCACATCGGGTGAAGCCACCAGCGGCGCCAAGAAGACCGGCTTCGACTATCGGCTCGACCGCAGCAAGGCGGGCACCCCTGCCCCCGACTTCGCGTTCCAGAACCCCGATGGCGGCGACAAGACGCTCCAGGACTTCGCGGGCAAGCCGCTGCTGGTTAATCTCTGGGCGACCTGGTGCGCGCCCTGCATCGCGGAAATGCCCACGCTGGATCGGATCGCGGCGACCTACGGTCCCAAGGGCCTCGCCGTCCTCACCATCTCGCAGGACAATCAGGGGCTAAAGGCCGCCAAGCCCTTCTTCGCCAAACATGACCTGCCCCACTTGAAGGCCTGGGCCGACCCGGAAAACCAGCTGGGCTTCCACTATGCCACCGGCCTGCTGCCCACCACGGTCATCTATGACGCACAGGGCAAGGAAATGGTGCGTGTGATCGGCGCGATGGACTGGGAGGGGCCGGCGGCTAAGACGCTGATCGACGCGGCGATGGCATCCTGA
- a CDS encoding TonB-dependent siderophore receptor, whose product MTRLSALKLSLILASSWSACAIAQDAPQEPQTDEGAAIIVTGTRAVGIAAAESAAPVQVLSEEAISHVGQPNLNQVLTQLVPGFTAQTQGTDLSSFSLSARLRGLSPNHTLVLVNGKRRHGNAILQVISGAFQGSAAPSIDVIPPDAISRVEVLQEGAAAVYGTDAIAGVLNFILKDNSEGGTFKVTGGQYYDSEGELFSASGNVGFKLGEDGFFNLTLFHRRQDYTTVGQGQVLVTQQDGTLQPNAPAQWSNLAGDALSGINGGQPKTNLNIAFYNMGYDFGGVELYSFGDYSRREGWAKQGYRHPKRICYEAGNLGGGVTPAAYDPSICYGDTGVVGMVPLQHVIENEYSVTVGVKGEFGGGWNYDVSGTYGSQKDDIWTEASAHREIWQESYQNQLRGIGVANTPDSAYDGGFKLAQTTLTTDIRKEFEAGLASPITLAFGGEYRKDEYEIIAGDSISTYKTGVQSFPGYKASDAGEFQRSSKAGYINLIAKPIDGWSVDLAGRYEDYTDFGDTLIGKVTTRYDFSDAFAIRGTASTGFRAPTLQEQKYSTINVGPTSAVAQLPAGSPAAALLGFNALKPEKSKNFSAGFVVRPVPKLAITVDGYLIKIKDRITGTAARNAVLNGVAQPGGADILNALNAAGIVLDSALFTSGTIGVQSFTNGVDTRTWGIDFSASYPVALDFGQLNLSLTANYNKTKITNNKLGYPLFNAASESNIERASPDYKVVANALFKSGRFAVNLRETFYGKTSVLVRPAFTSSANGSIVIPEGGFLIADGAIVNGVNANQLYFNGVAKAAAITDLEVNYDFTDNVTFSLGANNLFNKKPEIPKLLKGVVVPTGVSPYENGSGSYSASYGHSAYSTSGGYYYARLDFKF is encoded by the coding sequence ATGACGCGACTGTCCGCGCTCAAACTTTCACTTATTCTCGCTTCGTCCTGGTCGGCTTGCGCCATCGCGCAGGACGCGCCGCAGGAGCCGCAGACCGATGAAGGCGCCGCCATCATCGTCACCGGCACGCGTGCCGTCGGCATTGCGGCGGCCGAATCCGCCGCGCCGGTTCAGGTGCTGAGCGAAGAAGCCATCAGCCATGTCGGCCAGCCGAACCTCAACCAGGTTCTGACCCAACTGGTGCCGGGCTTCACCGCCCAGACACAGGGTACCGATCTGTCCAGCTTCTCGCTGTCGGCCCGCCTGCGTGGCCTCAGCCCCAACCACACGCTGGTCCTGGTCAATGGCAAGCGCCGCCACGGCAACGCCATTCTTCAGGTGATCTCCGGCGCGTTCCAGGGTTCCGCCGCGCCCAGCATCGACGTCATCCCGCCCGACGCCATTTCGCGCGTCGAAGTGCTGCAGGAAGGCGCCGCCGCCGTTTACGGCACCGACGCGATCGCCGGCGTCCTTAACTTCATCCTCAAGGACAATAGCGAAGGCGGCACGTTCAAGGTCACCGGCGGTCAATATTATGATAGTGAGGGCGAACTCTTCTCCGCTTCGGGCAATGTCGGCTTCAAACTGGGCGAAGACGGCTTCTTCAACCTGACCCTGTTCCACCGGCGTCAGGATTACACCACCGTCGGCCAGGGCCAGGTGCTCGTTACGCAACAGGACGGCACGCTGCAACCCAATGCCCCGGCCCAATGGTCCAACCTCGCTGGCGACGCGCTGTCGGGCATCAATGGCGGCCAGCCCAAGACCAACCTCAACATCGCCTTCTATAATATGGGCTATGATTTCGGCGGCGTCGAACTCTACAGCTTCGGCGATTACAGCCGCCGCGAAGGATGGGCCAAGCAGGGCTACCGCCATCCCAAGCGCATTTGCTACGAAGCCGGCAATCTTGGCGGCGGCGTCACCCCGGCCGCTTATGATCCCAGCATCTGCTATGGCGACACCGGCGTCGTCGGCATGGTCCCGCTCCAGCATGTGATCGAGAATGAATATAGCGTCACCGTCGGCGTCAAAGGCGAATTTGGCGGCGGCTGGAACTATGACGTGTCCGGCACCTATGGGTCGCAGAAGGACGATATCTGGACCGAAGCGTCGGCCCATCGCGAAATCTGGCAGGAAAGCTATCAGAACCAGCTGCGCGGCATCGGCGTCGCCAATACGCCGGACAGCGCCTATGACGGCGGTTTCAAGCTCGCCCAGACCACGCTGACCACCGATATCCGCAAGGAATTTGAAGCTGGCCTCGCCAGTCCGATCACGCTGGCGTTCGGTGGCGAATATCGCAAGGACGAATATGAAATCATCGCCGGTGATTCCATCTCGACCTACAAGACCGGCGTCCAGTCCTTCCCAGGTTACAAGGCAAGCGACGCCGGCGAATTTCAGCGCAGCTCCAAGGCGGGCTATATCAACCTGATTGCCAAGCCGATCGACGGCTGGAGCGTCGATCTTGCGGGCCGCTACGAAGACTATACCGATTTCGGCGATACCCTGATCGGCAAGGTCACGACCCGTTATGACTTCTCGGACGCCTTCGCCATCCGCGGCACCGCCAGCACCGGCTTCCGCGCCCCGACGCTGCAGGAACAGAAATATTCGACCATCAACGTCGGCCCGACCAGCGCCGTCGCACAGCTGCCCGCCGGCTCGCCTGCCGCCGCGCTGCTGGGCTTCAATGCGCTGAAGCCTGAAAAGTCGAAGAATTTCTCGGCCGGTTTCGTCGTCCGCCCGGTGCCTAAGCTCGCGATCACGGTCGATGGCTATCTGATTAAGATCAAGGATCGCATTACCGGCACCGCGGCCCGCAACGCCGTCCTCAACGGCGTGGCGCAGCCCGGCGGCGCTGACATTCTGAACGCCCTCAATGCCGCGGGCATCGTCCTCGACAGCGCCCTCTTCACCAGCGGCACGATCGGCGTACAGAGCTTCACCAACGGCGTCGACACCCGCACCTGGGGCATCGACTTCTCGGCCAGCTATCCTGTCGCGCTGGACTTCGGCCAGCTCAACCTGTCGCTGACCGCCAACTATAACAAGACGAAGATCACCAACAACAAGCTGGGCTATCCGCTGTTCAACGCCGCATCGGAAAGCAATATCGAACGCGCCAGCCCGGACTATAAGGTCGTCGCCAACGCTCTGTTCAAAAGCGGCCGTTTCGCCGTCAACCTGCGCGAAACCTTCTACGGCAAGACCAGCGTCCTGGTGCGTCCGGCCTTCACTTCCTCCGCCAACGGATCGATCGTGATCCCCGAAGGCGGCTTCCTGATTGCCGACGGCGCGATCGTGAACGGTGTGAACGCTAACCAGCTCTACTTCAACGGCGTGGCCAAGGCGGCGGCCATCACCGATCTGGAGGTGAATTACGACTTCACCGACAATGTCACCTTCTCGCTGGGCGCCAACAACCTGTTCAACAAGAAGCCGGAAATCCCCAAGCTGCTGAAGGGCGTGGTCGTGCCGACCGGCGTGTCGCCCTATGAAAACGGTTCCGGCTCCTACAGCGCCTCCTACGGGCACAGCGCCTACAGCACATCGGGCGGCTACTATTATGCCCGCCTAGACTTCAAATTCTAG
- a CDS encoding RidA family protein: MKALTALMLAAMAVSSAPASAQAATVEHKQAPGAMIASAAIIPPGSTLYYLSGATAAPIDAKDVESPGAFGDTEVQTLSIFTKMKAQLAELGLTMGDVVKLTVFLVGDPKLGGKMDRDGMTKSYKKFFGTPDQPNLPTRSAFQIAGLGRPQQLVEIEAIAAKAP; encoded by the coding sequence ATGAAGGCACTGACCGCACTCATGCTGGCCGCGATGGCCGTATCTTCGGCCCCGGCCTCCGCTCAAGCCGCCACCGTCGAACATAAACAGGCGCCCGGTGCCATGATCGCCAGCGCGGCGATCATCCCGCCCGGCAGCACCCTCTATTATCTCTCCGGCGCCACCGCCGCGCCGATCGACGCCAAGGATGTCGAAAGCCCCGGCGCATTCGGCGATACCGAAGTGCAGACCCTGTCCATCTTCACCAAGATGAAGGCGCAGCTTGCCGAACTGGGCCTCACCATGGGCGACGTCGTGAAACTCACCGTCTTCCTGGTCGGCGATCCCAAATTGGGCGGCAAGATGGACCGCGACGGCATGACGAAATCCTACAAGAAATTCTTCGGCACGCCCGATCAGCCCAACCTGCCGACCCGCTCCGCCTTCCAGATTGCGGGCCTTGGTCGCCCGCAGCAACTGGTCGAGATCGAAGCGATCGCCGCCAAGGCGCCCTGA
- a CDS encoding flavin monoamine oxidase family protein, protein MTDSTAPSRRDLLTMIGKVGGAAAMYQAMTALGHAAETQFTGPPVLSGAKPGASVVILGAGLAGMAAAYELQKAGYSVKILEFQDRPGGRNYSLRGGDSFTESDGTVQKVQFAPGNYLNPGPWRIPHHHKALLHYCRQFGVALEPFIQLNHNGFIHSSEAFGGKPMRYKEVATDFKGHTSELLAKAISAKALDDKLSAQDQEKLMEALRGWGVLDKNMAYTSSLKVSAQRGYDQPPGGGRNGAPTPSQIAKLQDVLDPQVWTAMSFYFSYVMQTTMFQPVGGMDMIGKAFAKKIGKVVTYNAKAVKVAQSDKGVTVSYKDVASGQMHDVSADYCVCTIPLSIISQVDMQVSPALKAAMKAVPYGGHVKIGLEFKRRFWEEDDNIYGGHSFTDQSITQLSYPNDKMFGTGPAVLLGAFARDLAGFQLAGMTPQQRIETALKQGEVFHPQYRKEYLNGVSVPWSRVPWILGCTSAWNEDNRKAHYKNLVTLDNRVVLAGEHASYYGGWMEGSILSGMDAITQIHQHAQAA, encoded by the coding sequence ATGACCGACAGCACCGCACCCAGCCGCCGCGACCTCCTGACCATGATCGGCAAGGTTGGTGGCGCGGCCGCCATGTATCAGGCGATGACCGCGCTCGGCCACGCCGCCGAAACCCAGTTCACCGGCCCGCCCGTCCTGTCGGGCGCCAAGCCCGGTGCGTCGGTCGTCATCCTGGGCGCTGGCCTCGCCGGCATGGCCGCCGCCTATGAGCTGCAAAAGGCGGGCTATAGCGTCAAGATACTGGAGTTTCAGGATCGCCCCGGCGGCCGCAACTATTCGCTGCGCGGCGGCGACAGCTTCACCGAAAGCGACGGCACGGTGCAGAAGGTGCAGTTCGCGCCGGGCAATTACCTCAACCCCGGCCCCTGGCGCATCCCGCATCACCATAAGGCGCTGCTTCATTATTGCCGCCAGTTCGGCGTCGCGCTGGAACCCTTCATCCAGCTCAACCATAATGGCTTCATCCATTCGTCCGAAGCCTTTGGCGGCAAGCCGATGCGCTACAAGGAAGTCGCGACCGACTTTAAGGGGCACACCTCCGAACTGCTGGCCAAGGCGATCAGTGCCAAGGCGCTGGACGACAAGCTGTCGGCGCAAGATCAGGAAAAGCTGATGGAAGCGCTGCGCGGCTGGGGCGTGCTCGACAAGAATATGGCCTATACCAGCAGCCTCAAAGTCTCCGCCCAGCGCGGCTACGACCAGCCCCCCGGCGGCGGCCGCAACGGCGCGCCCACCCCCTCGCAGATCGCCAAGCTCCAGGACGTGCTCGATCCGCAGGTCTGGACCGCCATGTCCTTCTATTTCAGCTATGTCATGCAGACGACCATGTTCCAGCCGGTTGGCGGCATGGACATGATCGGCAAGGCTTTCGCCAAGAAGATCGGCAAGGTCGTCACCTACAACGCCAAGGCGGTGAAGGTCGCCCAGTCCGATAAGGGCGTCACCGTCAGCTACAAGGATGTCGCAAGCGGCCAGATGCACGATGTCAGCGCCGATTATTGCGTCTGCACCATTCCGCTCTCGATCATCAGCCAGGTCGATATGCAGGTGTCCCCGGCGCTCAAAGCCGCGATGAAGGCCGTTCCCTATGGCGGCCACGTCAAGATCGGCCTGGAATTCAAGCGCCGCTTCTGGGAGGAGGACGACAACATCTATGGCGGCCACAGCTTCACCGACCAGTCGATCACCCAGCTATCCTATCCCAATGACAAGATGTTCGGCACCGGCCCCGCTGTGCTGCTCGGCGCCTTCGCCCGCGACCTCGCCGGCTTCCAGCTGGCCGGCATGACCCCGCAACAACGGATCGAAACCGCGCTGAAGCAAGGCGAAGTGTTCCACCCGCAATATCGCAAGGAATATCTGAACGGCGTGTCCGTGCCCTGGAGCCGGGTGCCCTGGATTTTGGGCTGCACCTCCGCCTGGAACGAGGACAATCGCAAGGCGCATTACAAAAACCTCGTCACGCTCGACAACCGCGTGGTGCTGGCGGGCGAACATGCCAGTTACTATGGCGGCTGGATGGAAGGCTCCATCCTGTCGGGCATGGATGCGATCACCCAGATTCACCAACATGCGCAGGCGGCCTGA
- a CDS encoding cytochrome c has product MRRTLIRLAALAVLAAAPALADSPGGRPVKLALPDGEQVYKQVCAACHLAQAQGSPDGTVPALAHNAKLATVDYPITVVMKGQGGMPWFSEMLTPAQVAAVVGYVRTHFDNAYADPVAEADVKRIAAAIKSSEE; this is encoded by the coding sequence ATGCGGCGCACCCTGATCCGCCTCGCGGCGCTAGCCGTGCTGGCCGCCGCGCCCGCGCTGGCGGACTCCCCCGGCGGCCGCCCGGTCAAGCTGGCGCTGCCCGATGGCGAGCAGGTCTATAAGCAGGTCTGCGCCGCCTGCCATCTGGCCCAGGCGCAGGGCTCGCCCGACGGCACCGTCCCGGCGCTGGCCCATAATGCGAAACTGGCGACAGTGGACTATCCCATCACCGTGGTGATGAAGGGCCAGGGCGGGATGCCCTGGTTCTCCGAAATGCTCACCCCAGCCCAGGTCGCCGCCGTGGTCGGCTATGTCCGCACCCATTTCGACAACGCCTATGCCGATCCGGTCGCAGAAGCCGATGTGAAGCGCATCGCCGCCGCCATCAAAAGCAGCGAAGAATGA